In one window of Cytophagaceae bacterium ABcell3 DNA:
- a CDS encoding MvaI/BcnI family restriction endonuclease, translating into MNLNNLKSLFADNGCTEIYVKSLAANDNSKNQVYFGGNFEIVNVLPILSIETVEAGDWKRERFKAKLDFAWLNDEGQKSIAPHAQLILYPKYPEVRFSGFLLSCQNAPSDLMANRIADRLLFISVDKSGRVLGYVAAPDSDIANEFNKLKKLGEHGVFQVIELPQVENNRSILLNELCRIHGLGWIDSKRLDSASNILPCKSSNCGGYTLEAELGVTPNGYSEPDFMGWEIKQFGVNRFDKIDASVITLMTPEPTDGLYKTKGTEFFIRNYGYPDKRGRSDRMNFGGVHKVGEVHKTTSLEMTLLGFDIESGKIRNSNGRIALLDTKGNETASWSFASMLLQWNRKHDKACYVPSLSETTGNRKYKYGNNVVLGTGTDFQLFLAELAKGNIYYDPGIKLENMSTKPKIKKRSQFRIKSKFLPDLYKKNEIVDVCQP; encoded by the coding sequence ATGAACCTGAACAATCTAAAGTCGCTTTTTGCTGATAATGGCTGCACTGAAATTTACGTAAAGTCGCTTGCGGCTAATGATAATTCTAAAAACCAAGTTTATTTTGGTGGAAATTTTGAAATAGTCAATGTTCTGCCTATTTTAAGTATCGAGACTGTTGAAGCAGGAGATTGGAAAAGAGAAAGGTTCAAAGCCAAATTAGACTTTGCTTGGCTTAATGATGAAGGCCAAAAATCGATTGCTCCTCATGCTCAATTAATTCTATACCCTAAATATCCAGAAGTTCGATTTTCAGGGTTTCTTCTAAGTTGTCAAAACGCTCCATCTGACTTGATGGCAAACAGAATCGCAGATAGACTTCTGTTCATTTCAGTCGACAAAAGTGGCAGGGTCTTAGGTTATGTCGCTGCCCCAGATTCAGACATTGCGAATGAGTTCAATAAATTAAAGAAACTAGGAGAACATGGAGTTTTCCAAGTAATTGAACTCCCCCAAGTTGAAAATAACAGAAGTATTCTCTTGAATGAACTTTGCAGAATTCATGGTCTTGGTTGGATTGATTCAAAAAGGCTTGATTCAGCAAGTAATATTCTTCCTTGTAAATCTTCTAATTGTGGTGGTTATACTCTAGAAGCTGAACTTGGAGTAACTCCAAATGGGTATTCTGAACCTGACTTTATGGGTTGGGAGATTAAACAGTTTGGAGTAAACAGGTTTGACAAAATTGATGCTTCGGTTATTACCCTTATGACTCCTGAGCCTACAGACGGACTATACAAAACCAAAGGAACTGAATTTTTTATCAGAAACTATGGCTATCCCGATAAAAGAGGTAGATCTGACAGAATGAACTTTGGTGGTGTTCATAAAGTGGGAGAAGTTCATAAAACCACAAGCCTCGAAATGACGCTTTTGGGCTTTGACATTGAATCAGGAAAAATCAGAAATTCCAATGGGCGAATAGCACTTTTAGATACAAAAGGAAATGAAACTGCTTCATGGAGTTTTGCTTCAATGCTACTTCAATGGAATCGTAAACATGACAAAGCTTGTTATGTCCCCTCACTTTCAGAGACAACAGGGAACAGGAAGTATAAATACGGAAATAATGTGGTATTAGGAACAGGCACGGACTTTCAACTTTTCCTTGCAGAATTGGCGAAAGGAAACATCTACTATGACCCAGGCATTAAACTCGAAAACATGTCGACTAAGCCTAAAATAAAGAAAAGAAGTCAGTTCAGAATTAAATCAAAGTTTCTGCCTGACTTGTACAAGAAAAATGAAATAGTAGACGTATGCCAGCCTTAA